A region of Deltaproteobacteria bacterium DNA encodes the following proteins:
- a CDS encoding glycosyltransferase family 4 protein: MKVLIYTHEFPPFLGGLATTSYKLAKGISVSGADVAVLAPGYGAGDRLADAELERRVIRIPGLGGKWVKALPLFDIILGWLYLCVTILRGKPDIVLFITEEAEAAGGLLPYFPFKPVVRVAGSGITTCFYGNRFFKKIMRFPMKRLYDRSRLIIAVSKNTGELLESVGVPGGRIKVIYNGVEEEMLTRKPHREKLSGMRKRYGIHDDTKVLLTVARVLPRKGQDTVIRALPTVLEEFPNTVYIIVGEGRYREQFRELAIDTGVGGRVIFTGGVRHEEIMDYIDLCDIFVMPNRYWNNKIEGLPNALIEASARGKPVIAGSHGGSVEAVRSGVTGLLADPESASNVAEAVLALLRDPEKARLMGENGRQSVEEFHTVTGMINNYLSAIKTVYNNDGNA, from the coding sequence ATGAAAGTCTTAATATACACTCATGAATTTCCGCCCTTTCTGGGAGGGCTCGCGACGACAAGCTATAAGCTTGCAAAGGGAATTTCCGTGTCCGGCGCCGATGTCGCCGTGCTCGCGCCCGGCTACGGTGCGGGCGACAGACTTGCGGATGCTGAGCTTGAGCGCAGGGTCATCAGGATACCCGGACTTGGCGGGAAATGGGTGAAGGCGCTGCCGCTCTTCGATATCATCCTGGGCTGGCTCTATCTCTGTGTAACAATACTCCGCGGGAAACCGGATATAGTCCTTTTTATAACCGAGGAGGCTGAAGCGGCGGGCGGGCTATTGCCTTATTTTCCCTTTAAGCCGGTCGTCCGCGTTGCGGGTTCGGGTATTACAACATGTTTTTACGGAAACAGGTTCTTTAAAAAAATCATGCGTTTTCCTATGAAGAGGCTTTACGACCGTTCCCGGCTGATTATCGCGGTGAGTAAAAATACCGGTGAGCTTCTCGAAAGCGTTGGGGTGCCGGGCGGGAGAATAAAGGTCATCTACAACGGGGTGGAAGAGGAAATGCTCACCAGAAAGCCCCACAGGGAAAAGCTCTCCGGAATGAGAAAGAGATACGGCATACATGACGACACAAAAGTTCTTCTCACGGTGGCGAGGGTGCTTCCCAGAAAGGGCCAGGACACTGTCATAAGAGCTCTGCCCACGGTCCTCGAGGAGTTTCCGAATACGGTATATATAATCGTTGGCGAGGGCAGGTACAGGGAACAATTCAGGGAGCTTGCGATTGACACCGGGGTTGGTGGCAGGGTTATTTTCACCGGCGGGGTGAGGCATGAGGAGATTATGGATTACATCGATCTATGCGACATCTTTGTCATGCCCAACAGGTACTGGAACAATAAAATCGAAGGGCTTCCCAATGCCCTCATAGAGGCGAGCGCAAGGGGGAAGCCGGTAATAGCCGGAAGTCACGGGGGCTCGGTCGAGGCCGTTCGGAGCGGCGTGACGGGATTGCTCGCGGACCCGGAAAGCGCAAGCAATGTCGCCGAAGCGGTGCTCGCTCTACTAAGAGACCCGGAGAAAGCCCGCCTCATGGGCGAGAACGGAAGGCAATCGGTCGAGGAATTTCATACAGTGACAGGGATGATAAATAATTATCTCAGCGCTATAAAAACTGTCTATAATAACGACGGAAATGCTTGA
- a CDS encoding phosphoribosylanthranilate isomerase, which translates to MTRIKICGITNREDAMRAAKLGADALGFIFYRGSRRYIDPGIAARIVGSLPPFITTVGVFVNQSLDEIASLKEKTGIDAVQLHGDESPEFCNAVPYKLIKALRIKDNIDREEVELYSVQAILFDKHSEDSYGGTGRSFNWDILRNLDISKEIILSGGLTPENVCQAMETVKPYGVDVSSGVEDSPGKKNHVKLRKFIEAVRNGY; encoded by the coding sequence ATGACGAGAATAAAGATATGCGGAATTACTAATCGGGAAGACGCGATGAGGGCGGCTAAGCTGGGCGCCGACGCGCTGGGATTCATCTTCTACAGGGGAAGCAGGAGATATATTGACCCCGGTATCGCCGCGCGGATAGTCGGTTCTCTCCCCCCTTTCATTACCACTGTGGGTGTCTTTGTAAATCAGAGCCTGGATGAGATAGCTTCGCTGAAAGAGAAGACGGGTATTGACGCTGTTCAGCTGCACGGGGACGAAAGCCCGGAGTTTTGTAACGCAGTTCCATACAAGCTAATTAAGGCCCTCAGGATTAAAGACAATATCGACAGAGAAGAAGTTGAACTTTATTCCGTACAGGCTATCCTCTTTGATAAGCACTCGGAGGATAGTTACGGCGGGACGGGCAGGAGTTTTAACTGGGATATTTTAAGGAATCTCGATATATCTAAAGAAATTATTCTCTCCGGCGGACTCACTCCCGAAAACGTCTGTCAGGCCATGGAAACGGTAAAACCTTACGGGGTCGATGTGAGCAGCGGTGTGGAAGACTCTCCGGGCAAAAAAAATCACGTGAAACTTAGAAAATTTATTGAGGCGGTGAGAAATGGCTACTAA
- the hslV gene encoding ATP-dependent protease subunit HslV has product MENFHGTTIVCVKARGKVAMAGDGQVTLGNAAVKHSAKKVRKIFEGQVLVGFAGATADAMTLFDKFEAKLEEFRGNLRRAAVELARDWRTDRILRRLEALLAVADKESMFLISGSGDVLEPDDNVIAVGSGGAYAQAAAKALSNHSQLGAREIAEESLKIASEICIYTNDKITVEELESNEQ; this is encoded by the coding sequence ATGGAAAACTTTCACGGAACAACAATAGTATGCGTCAAAGCCAGGGGAAAGGTCGCTATGGCGGGGGACGGTCAGGTTACACTCGGAAACGCGGCTGTAAAACATTCCGCTAAAAAGGTGAGAAAGATCTTCGAAGGCCAGGTGCTGGTGGGATTCGCTGGCGCCACAGCCGACGCCATGACGCTGTTTGACAAGTTCGAAGCAAAGCTGGAGGAGTTCAGGGGCAATCTGAGAAGAGCCGCCGTGGAGCTTGCGAGGGACTGGAGGACAGACAGGATACTGAGAAGACTCGAAGCGCTGCTCGCGGTAGCGGATAAGGAGAGCATGTTTCTTATCTCCGGAAGCGGGGACGTGCTGGAGCCGGACGACAACGTGATAGCCGTGGGATCAGGCGGCGCGTACGCACAGGCGGCCGCAAAAGCGCTTTCAAATCATTCCCAGTTGGGCGCCCGGGAAATTGCTGAGGAATCTCTAAAAATCGCGTCGGAAATTTGCATTTATACTAATGACAAAATTACAGTAGAGGAACTTGAATCCAATGAGCAGTGA
- a CDS encoding SGNH/GDSL hydrolase family protein, which yields MNDAPSGTPFKNKFILILLSILFTFLALEIGTRIWLELIAPEEVKLEYSLYSYLSPDNQRYIRHHYLNYYPNPEYRRGKTSHNSLGYRDREFPAKKPDGVFRIVALGGSSTYTIEVKDNEKTFTAQLQKILRDRYGYEKVEVINAGVGGYNSWESLINLEFRVLDIEPDLIIVYHGTNDVHTRLVDPESYRGDNSGRRKQWESPSVPLLEHSALFRVLLRKSGITTQVGIGNFVNADTGYGPYSVKDHNPGELLEKNPPVYFRRNLNNMIAVSRANDADIMLSTWAYSPYFDDYASMDFYQKGFAENNEVVKEVAASNGAPLFDFASVMPKDKKYWADGRHVNELGAEKKAELFADFIHKNGLISE from the coding sequence ATGAACGACGCGCCAAGCGGCACCCCCTTTAAAAACAAGTTTATCCTGATTTTGCTCAGTATCCTTTTTACGTTTCTGGCGCTCGAGATTGGAACACGTATCTGGCTTGAGCTCATCGCGCCGGAGGAGGTGAAGCTGGAGTACTCCCTGTACTCCTACCTGAGCCCGGACAACCAGAGATACATACGCCACCACTATTTGAACTACTATCCGAACCCGGAATACAGAAGAGGAAAAACGAGCCATAACTCTCTCGGGTACAGGGACAGGGAATTCCCGGCCAAAAAGCCTGACGGCGTGTTCAGGATTGTCGCTCTGGGCGGCTCCAGCACATACACCATTGAGGTCAAAGACAACGAAAAGACATTTACGGCTCAACTGCAAAAAATACTAAGGGACAGATACGGCTACGAGAAAGTGGAGGTAATAAATGCGGGCGTAGGAGGATACAATTCCTGGGAATCCCTGATCAACCTCGAATTCCGTGTGCTGGATATAGAGCCCGATCTAATAATCGTCTATCACGGTACGAACGACGTCCATACCAGATTGGTAGACCCCGAATCGTACAGGGGAGATAATTCAGGCAGAAGAAAGCAGTGGGAATCCCCTTCGGTCCCGCTACTCGAGCACAGCGCGCTGTTCAGGGTGCTCCTCAGGAAGTCGGGGATTACGACCCAGGTGGGTATCGGGAATTTCGTAAACGCGGATACCGGCTACGGCCCGTATTCGGTAAAAGACCACAACCCCGGTGAGCTTCTTGAAAAGAACCCGCCCGTCTATTTCAGAAGGAACCTTAACAATATGATTGCGGTATCCAGGGCGAACGACGCGGATATAATGCTTTCTACCTGGGCGTATTCGCCTTACTTCGACGATTACGCCTCCATGGATTTTTACCAAAAGGGTTTCGCCGAAAATAACGAGGTTGTAAAAGAAGTTGCAGCGAGCAACGGAGCCCCGTTATTCGACTTCGCCTCCGTCATGCCCAAAGACAAAAAATACTGGGCGGACGGGCGACACGTAAACGAGCTGGGCGCCGAGAAGAAGGCAGAGCTGTTTGCCGACTTTATCCATAAAAACGGATTAATTTCGGAATAG
- a CDS encoding oligosaccharide flippase family protein: MPDSNNLQRKLFLNASWLFSGKFVSGVSGALQTVLLARILGVTDYGLFQLVIAYIAIMNQFFDVRVWETAIKYIGTYWGNNEIDKTLSMIKLSYLLDVASGAFSFVIAIVTAKLISTYIIHSPDAYIYIWIYALSLFIETAKLTSDAILRVFDKFKKIALLNTVESIIKLLLVAVFLFAGYGIKGALYAFVLSNFIAFALRMWVVIRTLYEKNLGNWLGADIFLIKGQWKEIAWFLGNTSFMATLKTGNDKYLGMMILGFFAGKEAVAFYRIANSVATIVNRVVDTLYEAIFPELIKFTSSSSLGQFRKFIKESTKNLLKLIIPVTVIIIALAEPIVRYAFGSDYLPAVNALRILALGVLIARYTYWINPALLALGRPGVRTLFYVVTTAAYLALMLILVPPYSYIGAAFAFLGFAVIKSGLSFAVFGKLMRKAEKGG, from the coding sequence ATGCCCGATTCGAATAATCTCCAGAGAAAACTTTTTTTAAACGCCTCCTGGCTCTTTAGCGGTAAGTTCGTATCAGGGGTTTCGGGCGCGCTTCAGACGGTGCTCCTGGCAAGGATTCTCGGGGTCACCGATTACGGGCTCTTTCAGCTGGTTATCGCCTATATCGCGATTATGAATCAGTTCTTCGACGTCAGAGTTTGGGAAACGGCGATCAAGTACATCGGTACTTACTGGGGAAATAATGAAATAGATAAAACCCTGTCCATGATAAAACTGTCCTATCTTCTCGATGTGGCGAGCGGCGCGTTTTCATTCGTAATCGCCATAGTTACGGCAAAACTCATCAGCACGTATATAATTCATTCTCCCGATGCGTACATATACATCTGGATTTATGCTCTGAGCCTCTTCATCGAGACCGCGAAACTCACATCAGACGCCATATTGAGAGTGTTCGACAAGTTCAAAAAGATAGCTTTATTAAATACCGTAGAGAGCATTATAAAACTTCTTTTAGTAGCCGTTTTTCTATTTGCGGGATATGGAATAAAGGGGGCGCTGTACGCTTTTGTACTTTCTAATTTTATAGCGTTTGCGCTAAGAATGTGGGTCGTGATCAGGACTCTTTACGAGAAGAATCTCGGGAACTGGCTGGGGGCGGATATATTTTTAATAAAGGGTCAGTGGAAAGAGATTGCCTGGTTTCTCGGAAACACGAGCTTTATGGCGACGCTCAAAACCGGTAATGACAAGTATCTGGGAATGATGATTCTCGGATTTTTTGCCGGAAAGGAAGCGGTCGCTTTTTACAGAATAGCGAATTCGGTCGCGACGATTGTGAACCGCGTGGTCGATACCCTCTATGAGGCTATTTTCCCCGAGTTGATTAAATTTACGAGCTCAAGCTCCTTAGGTCAGTTCAGGAAATTTATAAAAGAGTCCACAAAAAACCTCCTGAAGCTAATAATCCCTGTGACGGTAATAATTATAGCGCTTGCCGAACCTATAGTGAGATACGCGTTCGGGTCTGATTACCTTCCGGCGGTAAACGCCCTCAGAATACTCGCTCTGGGAGTGCTGATCGCAAGATATACGTACTGGATCAACCCGGCGCTCCTTGCGTTGGGGAGACCCGGCGTCAGAACCCTGTTCTACGTGGTTACAACCGCCGCTTATCTTGCGCTTATGCTGATTCTGGTTCCCCCGTACTCGTATATCGGCGCGGCTTTCGCCTTTCTCGGGTTTGCCGTAATCAAATCGGGGCTCTCTTTTGCCGTATTCGGGAAATTGATGAGAAAGGCTGAAAAAGGGGGCTAG
- the xerC gene encoding tyrosine recombinase XerC: MDRYIQSFKDYLTSERNYSNHTVKAYLTDIKEFFGVIRVKQLIPEDEGTPDMALLDESHVRAFIGSLYTRNHKTSISRKLASVRTFFEFLMKNGVIKNNLAKLVPTPRGEKRLPTFLTVDEVIKLLEKPGGGGVLEDRDSAILELLYSSGLRVSELVGVDLNNLDLDNLTVKVLGKGNKERMVPVGSRAADALKKYLRGRLDLNPKGDWLFVNARGGRLTVRSIDRIIKKYAKKAGIPKNVSPHVLRHTFATHLLGGGADLRAIQEMLGHKSLSTTQRYTHTSIEKLMEIYDKTHPRA; encoded by the coding sequence ATGGACCGATACATTCAAAGCTTCAAGGATTACTTAACTTCCGAGAGAAACTATTCGAATCACACCGTGAAGGCCTACCTTACCGACATCAAAGAGTTCTTCGGCGTAATAAGGGTAAAACAACTAATACCGGAAGATGAGGGAACCCCTGACATGGCGCTCCTGGACGAGAGCCACGTGAGGGCGTTTATAGGCAGCCTCTATACAAGAAATCACAAGACCTCTATTTCACGGAAGCTGGCTTCCGTAAGGACGTTTTTCGAGTTCTTAATGAAGAACGGAGTTATAAAAAATAACCTTGCGAAGCTCGTTCCGACGCCCCGGGGGGAAAAAAGGCTTCCGACCTTTCTCACGGTAGATGAAGTGATAAAACTCCTTGAAAAGCCGGGCGGCGGCGGGGTGCTCGAAGACCGGGACAGCGCAATACTCGAATTACTCTACTCGAGTGGGCTCAGGGTAAGCGAGCTTGTCGGCGTAGATTTAAACAATCTGGACTTGGACAACCTCACGGTAAAGGTGTTAGGCAAAGGGAATAAAGAGAGAATGGTTCCCGTGGGGTCAAGAGCCGCTGATGCCCTGAAAAAATACCTCCGGGGAAGGCTCGATCTGAATCCGAAGGGAGACTGGCTTTTCGTGAATGCAAGGGGTGGCAGACTTACGGTGAGGAGCATAGACAGGATAATAAAGAAGTACGCCAAGAAGGCGGGAATACCCAAGAACGTGAGCCCTCACGTGCTTCGGCATACGTTCGCGACACACCTGCTGGGGGGAGGGGCCGACCTGAGAGCTATACAGGAGATGCTGGGCCACAAAAGCCTCTCCACGACTCAGAGGTACACTCATACCTCTATCGAAAAATTAATGGAGATATACGACAAAACTCATCCGAGAGCATAG
- a CDS encoding LysM peptidoglycan-binding domain-containing protein — translation MVIRRSLVILIAILLPATALAATKYVVQKGDNLYDLSRKFGVSVEDLKKSNHLTSNRLDIGNVLEIPEAKGPGSKTTNTGSISNNNEYVVKKGDTLGHIAVKFSTTSREIKKLNGLKSDSLQIGQVLKIKSLAKEGKPAQSNESTAKSGTPETNAPNGRYTVRKGDTPGEIAEKLGVSTRELIKLNGIESRNLRIGQVLRVPGLSPEDKKIPDPGVASGKPSTKDKKQSEPTERSVETRSVPAVYTVRKGDTPGEIAEKLGVSTKELIKLNNLDGKVLQIGQKLAVPGAVSRDVTPESALADREDQKTKTDEGKSAKTPKIPVSSIPAEYTVKRGDNLHDLSRKFGVSVNEIKNRNNLKTNNIRIGQKLILNTSGTARTVTAGAEEKVETVSNSQLTDKYTVKKGDTLGHLAIKFGISQRELKNLNGLQNSTLRIGQVLRVPGSEEKIAIVVREKDPSQVSDIYIKKRYVVKSGDTLSGIASGFGVTVSELKKTSALKNDTINAGDVLLIPVPQEKVTTSKYTVAAGDTLGKIGSRFGVSVKELKSANGLTSDKVWVGMKLNIPGIYSTDSGGAATNTVIAKTPAVKSEYVVKRGDTLGAIAKRHGVSVKELKRENNIKGNIIRVNQVLYIPGHNKQATKYVAVSEKALNNTNGHHKVDDSGVKNGRFSKESIIQVAKKYLGAPYKFGGYDFTTGIDCSGYVKKIFSRFNVELPRTARDIYYRAGARVERSQLDSGDLVFFQTYAKYPSHVGIYLGNEEFIHASSASKMVTIDNINKRYYRSRYIGAKRVQLSGLFYDELTEDYRGFENSKN, via the coding sequence ATGGTAATTAGGCGTTCCCTTGTAATACTCATTGCAATTCTCCTTCCGGCAACAGCTCTGGCGGCAACAAAATATGTCGTGCAAAAAGGAGATAACCTTTACGATTTATCCAGAAAATTCGGAGTATCAGTCGAAGATTTAAAAAAGTCAAACCACTTAACAAGCAATAGATTAGACATCGGTAACGTATTAGAAATTCCCGAAGCAAAAGGTCCAGGCAGTAAAACTACTAATACAGGCAGTATAAGCAATAATAATGAATACGTGGTCAAGAAGGGCGATACGCTCGGGCATATCGCGGTAAAGTTCAGCACTACAAGCCGTGAAATAAAAAAATTAAACGGCTTGAAAAGCGATAGTTTACAGATCGGTCAGGTCCTCAAAATCAAATCCCTTGCCAAAGAGGGAAAGCCTGCTCAGTCAAACGAAAGCACGGCAAAATCCGGTACGCCTGAAACAAACGCGCCTAACGGCAGATACACTGTCCGTAAAGGGGATACACCGGGCGAGATTGCCGAGAAACTGGGCGTCAGCACCAGAGAATTAATAAAGTTAAACGGGATCGAAAGCAGAAACCTGCGGATAGGGCAGGTACTCAGGGTTCCGGGTCTCAGCCCCGAAGATAAAAAAATCCCGGACCCGGGAGTCGCGTCCGGTAAACCGTCAACCAAGGACAAAAAACAGTCCGAGCCTACTGAAAGGTCGGTAGAAACTCGTTCAGTGCCCGCCGTATATACCGTACGCAAGGGCGACACCCCGGGCGAGATTGCCGAAAAACTGGGCGTCAGCACTAAAGAATTGATAAAGCTTAATAACCTCGACGGCAAGGTGCTTCAGATCGGACAGAAACTTGCCGTACCCGGCGCCGTATCCCGGGACGTAACCCCGGAGAGCGCGCTTGCCGACAGGGAAGATCAAAAAACAAAAACCGATGAGGGGAAATCAGCAAAAACCCCGAAAATACCCGTATCATCCATTCCCGCCGAATACACCGTAAAAAGGGGCGATAATCTCCATGATTTATCACGGAAGTTCGGAGTTTCGGTAAATGAGATAAAAAATAGAAATAACCTGAAAACAAACAATATAAGAATCGGTCAAAAGCTGATTCTAAATACCTCCGGAACCGCTCGGACCGTAACGGCTGGAGCGGAAGAGAAAGTAGAGACCGTATCAAACTCACAACTTACAGACAAGTACACTGTTAAGAAAGGCGATACGCTGGGGCACCTGGCTATTAAATTCGGGATATCCCAGAGGGAGCTGAAAAACCTGAACGGACTACAGAACAGCACACTCAGAATTGGGCAGGTTTTGAGAGTCCCCGGTTCTGAAGAAAAGATAGCGATTGTAGTCCGGGAAAAAGACCCTTCTCAGGTTAGCGATATATACATCAAAAAGAGATATGTGGTGAAGAGTGGAGATACACTGAGCGGAATAGCAAGCGGATTCGGCGTGACTGTCAGCGAATTAAAAAAGACAAGCGCTTTAAAAAACGATACGATCAACGCGGGCGACGTACTTCTCATACCGGTCCCGCAGGAAAAGGTCACAACCTCCAAATATACTGTTGCTGCGGGAGACACTCTGGGTAAAATCGGGAGCAGATTCGGCGTCTCGGTAAAAGAGCTGAAATCGGCAAACGGTCTCACTAGCGATAAAGTATGGGTCGGCATGAAACTGAACATCCCCGGAATCTATTCAACCGATTCCGGCGGTGCGGCAACAAACACCGTTATAGCTAAAACGCCTGCCGTAAAAAGTGAGTACGTGGTCAAGAGGGGTGACACGCTGGGGGCCATAGCAAAACGGCACGGTGTATCCGTGAAAGAGCTTAAGAGAGAAAATAATATTAAAGGCAATATAATCAGAGTAAATCAGGTGCTCTACATACCCGGACACAACAAACAGGCGACAAAGTATGTAGCCGTATCGGAAAAGGCTCTCAACAATACCAACGGACATCACAAGGTAGATGATTCGGGGGTTAAAAACGGCAGATTCTCAAAGGAAAGCATAATACAGGTAGCCAAGAAATATCTGGGCGCGCCTTATAAATTCGGCGGTTATGACTTCACGACCGGTATAGACTGTTCCGGCTATGTGAAGAAAATATTCAGCCGGTTCAATGTCGAACTGCCCAGAACCGCAAGGGATATTTACTACAGGGCTGGGGCCAGAGTGGAAAGGAGCCAGCTCGATTCCGGAGATCTGGTATTTTTCCAGACGTATGCGAAATACCCGTCGCATGTCGGCATCTATCTGGGAAACGAAGAATTCATCCACGCCTCTTCCGCGTCTAAGATGGTCACAATAGATAATATCAACAAGCGTTATTATAGAAGCAGATACATAGGCGCAAAAAGAGTTCAGCTCTCGGGCCTCTTTTACGATGAATTAACCGAAGATTACAGAGGCTTTGAAAATTCAAAGAATTAA
- the hslU gene encoding ATP-dependent protease ATPase subunit HslU: MSSETFFTPREIVSELDRYIIGQNKAKRAVSIALRNRWRRQRVSPELKDEIAPKNILMIGPTGVGKTEIARRLAKLAQAPFLKVEASKFTEVGYVGRDVESMIRDITDIAIKMITDEEKETVKAKAEELAEERMLDLLFPSTPVAPGETPSAETPTDTREKLRKLLREGKLDDRFVDIEVTSRNFPIQVFSPTGLEEMDVNISDMLGNLFPKKTKKRKVKVPEAMEVLMQEEAQKLIDMDNVVKLAIERVEQSGIIFIDEIDKVAGRESSAGPDVSREGVQRDLLPIIEGCTVNTKHGMVRTDHILFIGAGAFHVSKPSDLIPELQGRFPIRVELEPLTTEDFVNILTQPKNALIKQYVELLNTENIELEFSDDSIQEIAETAQNVNESTENIGARRLHTIMERMLDDISFNAPDMGDEKIVIDAKYVREKIADIVKDRDLSRYIL, from the coding sequence ATGAGCAGTGAGACATTTTTTACGCCAAGAGAGATAGTATCGGAGCTCGACAGATATATTATCGGGCAGAATAAAGCTAAGAGGGCGGTTTCCATTGCGCTGAGGAACCGCTGGAGACGCCAGCGCGTTTCCCCCGAACTCAAAGATGAAATAGCCCCTAAAAACATCCTGATGATAGGTCCTACGGGCGTCGGGAAAACGGAGATAGCCCGGAGGCTCGCCAAACTCGCGCAGGCGCCGTTCCTCAAGGTGGAGGCATCGAAATTCACGGAGGTCGGATACGTGGGGAGGGACGTCGAGTCAATGATCCGGGATATTACGGATATAGCCATTAAAATGATAACTGATGAAGAAAAAGAGACGGTCAAAGCGAAAGCCGAGGAACTCGCGGAAGAAAGAATGCTTGACCTGCTCTTTCCGTCTACGCCGGTTGCACCGGGGGAGACTCCTTCTGCCGAGACCCCTACCGACACAAGAGAGAAACTGAGAAAGCTGCTCAGAGAGGGAAAGCTGGACGATAGATTCGTCGACATAGAAGTTACATCGAGAAACTTCCCTATACAGGTTTTCTCGCCTACAGGGCTTGAGGAAATGGACGTAAACATATCCGACATGCTCGGGAATTTGTTTCCGAAAAAGACTAAAAAGAGAAAGGTTAAAGTACCCGAAGCCATGGAAGTGCTCATGCAGGAAGAGGCGCAGAAGTTAATCGACATGGACAACGTGGTAAAGCTCGCGATCGAAAGGGTCGAGCAGTCGGGGATTATATTCATAGACGAAATCGACAAGGTCGCCGGACGCGAAAGCTCTGCCGGGCCAGACGTATCGAGGGAAGGTGTTCAGAGGGACCTGCTGCCTATAATAGAGGGATGTACAGTTAACACGAAGCACGGGATGGTCAGAACCGACCACATACTTTTTATCGGCGCTGGAGCTTTCCACGTATCGAAACCGTCAGACCTGATACCGGAGCTTCAGGGGAGGTTCCCCATCAGGGTGGAACTCGAACCCCTGACGACGGAGGACTTTGTAAATATCCTGACTCAGCCCAAAAACGCGCTCATCAAGCAGTACGTGGAACTGCTGAATACAGAGAACATAGAGCTTGAGTTCTCGGACGACTCCATACAGGAAATAGCCGAGACAGCGCAGAACGTAAACGAGTCGACGGAGAACATAGGGGCGAGAAGGCTTCATACTATCATGGAGAGGATGCTCGACGACATATCCTTTAACGCGCCCGATATGGGGGACGAGAAAATCGTTATCGACGCTAAATACGTGAGGGAAAAGATAGCCGATATAGTAAAGGACAGGGACCTCAGCAGATACATATTATAG
- a CDS encoding chlorite dismutase family protein, giving the protein MSADKESAHLDLSEKGRAKDGTALSSNRRLFMQLLAFGGCMDTKKLVEKLERTEMDAALYADINDPYGVGLIAMSEDPDFFVSELRSFLTQKPFTDLTPKPEYTMLGRTYSFGYEPDLDRVLVEGPRERVLDPGLPWVIWYPLRRNKQFETLPEDEQRAVLGEHGKLGFKFGSAGYAKDIRLACHGLDKNDNDFVIGILGKELPSMSILIQTMRKTKQTSMYLESLGPFFVGKVLWQGESRG; this is encoded by the coding sequence ATGTCTGCCGATAAGGAATCCGCGCATCTTGATTTAAGTGAGAAGGGAAGGGCCAAGGACGGCACTGCGCTGTCCTCGAACCGTCGTTTGTTCATGCAGCTTCTCGCGTTCGGCGGCTGCATGGACACAAAAAAGCTCGTTGAGAAGTTAGAACGGACGGAAATGGACGCCGCTCTCTACGCCGATATCAATGACCCTTACGGAGTTGGCCTCATCGCTATGAGCGAAGACCCCGATTTCTTTGTGAGCGAGCTAAGGAGCTTTCTCACGCAGAAGCCGTTTACGGACCTCACTCCCAAGCCGGAATACACCATGCTCGGCAGGACCTATTCATTCGGCTATGAGCCCGACCTCGACAGGGTGCTTGTCGAGGGGCCGCGGGAACGGGTGCTTGACCCGGGTCTCCCCTGGGTAATATGGTATCCGTTAAGAAGAAACAAACAGTTCGAGACACTGCCCGAAGACGAGCAAAGGGCGGTGCTGGGCGAGCACGGAAAGCTCGGTTTTAAATTCGGAAGCGCGGGCTACGCAAAGGATATACGCCTTGCCTGTCACGGCCTCGACAAGAACGACAACGATTTTGTAATAGGGATTCTCGGCAAGGAACTCCCCTCCATGTCCATACTCATTCAGACCATGCGCAAGACGAAACAGACATCGATGTATCTTGAAAGCCTCGGGCCTTTTTTTGTCGGCAAGGTTTTATGGCAGGGTGAGTCCCGGGGTTAG